One genomic segment of Alosa sapidissima isolate fAloSap1 chromosome 13, fAloSap1.pri, whole genome shotgun sequence includes these proteins:
- the LOC121680075 gene encoding alpha-synuclein-like isoform X2, translating to MDAFKKGLSKAKDGVVAAAEKTKQGVTGAAEMTKDGVIFVGSKTVDGVTTVAGKTVTGVSQVGGAMVTGVTAVAQKTVEGAGNIVAATGLVKDTPKPDEEAKEAPVENAGESPAEADNSCDKATEDTE from the exons ATGGACGCGTTTAAGAAAGGACTATCAAAAGCCAAAGATGGTGTTGTGGCGGCGGCGGAGAAGACTAAACAGGGAGTGACAGGAGCAGCTGAAATGACTAAAGATGGGGTCATTTTTGTTG GTTCTAAAACAGTGGATGGAGTCACTACAG TGGCTGGGAAGACTGTTACTGGGGTGTCACAGGTGGGTGGTGCCATGGTGACTGGAGTCACAGCTGTTGCCCAAAAAACGGTGGAAGGTGCTGGGAACATTGTCGCTGCAACAGGACTGGTGAAGGACACACCAAAACCA GATGAAGAGGCCAAGGAGGCGCCAGTGGAGAATGCAGGGGAGTCTCCGGCTGAGGCTGACAACAGCTGTGACAAGGCCACTGAG GACACAGAGTGA
- the LOC121680075 gene encoding alpha-synuclein-like isoform X1 produces the protein MDAFKKGLSKAKDGVVAAAEKTKQGVTGAAEMTKDGVIFVGSKTVDGVTTVAGKTVTGVSQVGGAMVTGVTAVAQKTVEGAGNIVAATGLVKDTPKPQDEEAKEAPVENAGESPAEADNSCDKATEDTE, from the exons ATGGACGCGTTTAAGAAAGGACTATCAAAAGCCAAAGATGGTGTTGTGGCGGCGGCGGAGAAGACTAAACAGGGAGTGACAGGAGCAGCTGAAATGACTAAAGATGGGGTCATTTTTGTTG GTTCTAAAACAGTGGATGGAGTCACTACAG TGGCTGGGAAGACTGTTACTGGGGTGTCACAGGTGGGTGGTGCCATGGTGACTGGAGTCACAGCTGTTGCCCAAAAAACGGTGGAAGGTGCTGGGAACATTGTCGCTGCAACAGGACTGGTGAAGGACACACCAAAACCA CAGGATGAAGAGGCCAAGGAGGCGCCAGTGGAGAATGCAGGGGAGTCTCCGGCTGAGGCTGACAACAGCTGTGACAAGGCCACTGAG GACACAGAGTGA
- the LOC121681041 gene encoding vimentin-like yields the protein MRGSSYSQKSLSVSGSSRVRVQSPSPSRCRGSSYSRGRAGYQGGVSAVEVGTEIHQQHANEKEEMQELNVRFAGYIDKVQALEQRNAQLQAELAALQGRFKGGPGGLAEEYDIKFKEMRDLIEALTAEKGAADIERGYIEEEVEVWRLKLEEELALKEEAEMILREFRQDVDNATLQKAELEKRVEQLVAEIEFLKKLHDEEVADLLKQIEESKVTVELDSDRPDLAAYLRNMRAEIEAVAARNVQEAEKWYKGKFDTLKQQAGKAEDQMKTMKEEITTYHNQVTDLQNQIDGLRARNAALEQQLEDMEAAHLDKMAGLEGIIAQLENQLCETKMEMSKYMQDYQELLHIKLKLDAEIATYRKLLEGEEKRLGISGESHTAIQDSA from the exons ATGAGAGGCTCCTCATATTCCCAGAAGTCCCTGTCGGTCAGCGGCTCCAGTCGAGTCCGGGTGCAAAGTCCATCTCCTTCCCGCTGCAGGGGCTCCTCCTACAGCCGCGGCCGTGCTGGGTACCAGGGTGGTGTGTCTGCTGTTGAGGTGGGCACCGAGATCCACCAGCAGCATGCCAACGAGAAGGAGGAGATGCAGGAGCTGAACGTGCGCTTTGCCGGTTACATTGACAAGGTGCAGGCCCTGGAACAAAGGAACGCCCAGCTGCAGGCAGAGCTGGCCGCGCTGCAGGGCCGCTTCAAGGGAGGCCCCGGTGGGCTCGCCGAAGAGTACGACATCAAATTCAAGGAGATGAGGGACCTGATTGAGGCTTTGACTGCTGAAAAGGGTGCGGCCGACATTGAGAGGGGTTACAtcgaggaggaggtggaagtgTGGAGGCTCAAACTGGAGGAAGAGCTGGCCCTCAAAG AGGAGGCGGAGATGATCCTGCGAGAGTTCCGTCAGGACGTGGATAATGCCACACTGCAGAAAGCAGAGCTGGAGAAGCGCGTGGAACAGCTGGTGGCTGAGATTGAGTTCCTGAAGAAGCTGCATGATGAAGAGGTGGCTGACCTTCTGAAGCAGATTGAGGAGTCCAAGGTCACTGTGGAGCTGGACTCAGACCGCCCTGACCTGGCTGCCTACCTGCGCAACATGCGTGCCGAGATCGAGGCCGTGGCCGCTCGCAACGTCCAGGAGGCAGAGAAGTGGTACAAGGGCAAATTCGACACACTGAAACAACAAGCTGGCAAAGCTGAGGACCAGATGAAGACCATGAAGGAGGAAATCACCACCTACCACAACCAGGTGACCGACCTGCAGAACCAGATTGATGGCCTGAGAGCCCGCAATGCTGCTCTGGAACAGCAGCTGGAAGACATGGAGGCAGCTCACCTGGACAAAATGGCAGGGCTGGAGGGCATCATTGCTCAACTGGAGAACCAGCTCTGCGAGACCAAGATGGAGATGAGCAAATACATGCAGGACTATCAGGAGCTGCTGCACATCAAGCTGAAGCTCGACGCCGAGATCGCCACCTACAGGAAACTGCTGGAAGGCGAGGAGAAGAGACTGGGAATCTCAG GTGAAAGCCACACAGCCATCCAGGACTCTGCCTAA
- the LOC121681047 gene encoding vimentin-like — protein MRGSSYSQKSLSVSGSSRVRVQSPSPSRCRGSSYSRGRAGYQGGVSAVEVGTEIHQQHANEKEEMQELNVRFAGYIDKVQALEQRNAQLQAELAALQGRFKGGPGGLAEEYDIKFKEMRDLIEALTAEKGAADIERGYIEEEVEVWRLKLEEELALKEEAEMILREFRQDVDNATLQKAELEKRVEQLVAEIEFLKKLHDEEVADLLKQIEESKVTVELDSDRPDLAAYLRNMRAEIEAVAARNVQEAEKWYKGKFDTLKQQAGKAEDQMKTMKEEITTYHNQVTDLQNQIDGLRARNAALEQQLEDMEAAHLDKMAGLEDIIAQLENQLCETKMEMSKYMQDYQELLHIKLKLDAEIATYRKLLEGEEKRLGISGESHTAIQDSA, from the exons ATGAGAGGCTCCTCATATTCCCAGAAGTCCCTGTCGGTCAGCGGCTCCAGTCGAGTCCGGGTGCAAAGTCCATCTCCTTCCCGCTGCAGGGGCTCCTCCTACAGCCGCGGCCGTGCTGGGTACCAGGGTGGTGTGTCTGCTGTTGAGGTGGGCACCGAGATCCACCAGCAGCATGCCAACGAGAAGGAGGAGATGCAGGAGCTGAACGTGCGCTTTGCCGGTTACATTGACAAGGTGCAGGCCCTGGAACAAAGGAACGCCCAGCTGCAGGCAGAGCTGGCCGCGCTGCAGGGCCGCTTCAAGGGAGGCCCCGGTGGGCTCGCCGAAGAGTACGACATCAAATTCAAGGAGATGAGGGACCTGATTGAGGCTTTGACTGCTGAAAAGGGTGCGGCCGACATTGAGAGGGGTTACAtcgaggaggaggtggaagtgTGGAGGCTCAAACTGGAGGAAGAGCTGGCCCTCAAAG AGGAGGCGGAGATGATCCTGCGAGAGTTCCGTCAGGACGTGGATAATGCCACACTGCAGAAAGCAGAGCTGGAGAAGCGCGTGGAACAGCTGGTGGCTGAGATTGAGTTCCTGAAGAAGCTGCATGATGAAGAGGTGGCTGACCTTCTGAAGCAGATTGAGGAGTCCAAGGTCACTGTGGAGCTGGACTCAGACCGCCCTGACCTGGCTGCCTACCTGCGCAACATGCGTGCCGAGATCGAGGCCGTGGCCGCTCGCAACGTCCAGGAGGCAGAGAAGTGGTACAAGGGCAAATTCGACACACTGAAACAACAAGCTGGCAAAGCTGAGGACCAGATGAAGACCATGAAGGAGGAAATCACCACCTACCACAACCAGGTGACCGACCTGCAGAACCAGATTGATGGCCTGAGAGCCCGCAATGCTGCTCTGGAACAGCAGCTGGAAGACATGGAGGCAGCTCATCTGGACAAAATGGCAGGTCTGGAGGACATCATTGCTCAACTGGAAAACCAGCTCTGCGAGACCAAGATGGAGATGAGCAAATACATGCAGGACTATCAGGAGCTGCTGCACATCAAGCTGAAGCTCGACGCCGAGATCGCCACCTACAGGAAACTGCTGGAAGGCGAGGAGAAGAGACTGGGAATCTCAG GTGAAAGCCACACAGCCATCCAGGACTCTGCCTAA
- the LOC121681048 gene encoding vimentin-like — MRGSSYSQKSLSVSGSSRVRVQSPSPSRCRGSSYSRGRAGYQGGVSAVEVGTEIHQQHANEKEEMQELNVRFAGYIDKVQALEQRNAQLQAELAALQGRFKGGPGGLAEEYDIKFKEMRDLIEALTAEKGAADIERGYIEEEVEVWRLKLEEELALKEEAEMILREFRQDVDNATLQKAELEKRVEQLVAEIEFLKKLHDEEVADLLKQIEESKVTVELDSDRPDLAAYLRNMRAEIEAVAARNVQEAEKWYKGKFDTLKQQAGKAEDQMKTMKEEITTYHNQVTDLQNQIDGLRARNAALEQQLEDMEAAHLDKMAGLEGIIAQLENQLCETKMEMSKYMQDYQELLHIKLKLDAEIATYRKLLEGEEKRLGISGESHTAIQDST; from the exons ATGAGAGGCTCCTCATATTCCCAGAAGTCCCTGTCGGTCAGCGGCTCCAGTCGAGTCCGGGTGCAAAGTCCATCTCCTTCCCGCTGCAGGGGCTCCTCCTACAGCCGCGGCCGTGCTGGGTACCAGGGTGGTGTGTCTGCTGTTGAGGTGGGCACCGAGATCCACCAGCAGCATGCCAACGAGAAGGAGGAGATGCAGGAGCTGAACGTGCGCTTTGCCGGTTACATTGACAAGGTGCAGGCCCTGGAACAAAGGAACGCCCAGCTGCAGGCAGAGCTGGCCGCGCTGCAGGGCCGCTTCAAGGGAGGCCCCGGTGGGCTCGCCGAAGAGTACGACATCAAATTCAAGGAGATGAGGGACCTGATTGAGGCTTTGACTGCTGAAAAGGGTGCGGCCGACATTGAGAGGGGTTACAtcgaggaggaggtggaagtgTGGAGGCTCAAACTTGAGGAAGAGCTGGCCCTCAAAG AGGAGGCGGAGATGATCCTGCGAGAGTTCCGTCAGGACGTGGATAATGCCACACTGCAGAAAGCAGAGCTGGAGAAGCGCGTGGAACAGCTGGTGGCTGAGATTGAGTTCCTGAAGAAGCTGCATGATGAAGAGGTGGCTGACCTTCTGAAGCAGATTGAGGAGTCCAAGGTCACTGTGGAGCTGGACTCAGACCGCCCTGACCTGGCTGCCTACCTGCGCAACATGCGTGCCGAGATCGAGGCCGTGGCCGCTCGCAACGTCCAGGAGGCAGAGAAGTGGTACAAGGGCAAATTCGACACACTGAAACAACAAGCTGGCAAAGCTGAGGACCAGATGAAGACCATGAAGGAGGAAATCACCACCTACCACAACCAGGTGACCGACCTGCAGAACCAGATTGATGGCCTGAGAGCCCGCAATGCTGCTCTGGAACAGCAGCTGGAAGACATGGAGGCAGCTCACCTGGACAAAATGGCAGGGCTGGAGGGAATCATTGCTCAACTGGAGAACCAGCTCTGCGAGACCAAGATGGAGATGAGCAAATACATGCAGGACTATCAGGAGCTGCTGCACATCAAGCTGAAGCTCGACGCCGAGATCGCCACCTACAGGAAACTGCTGGAAGGCGAGGAGAAGAGACTGGGAATCTCAG GTGAAAGCCACACAGCCATCCAGGACTCTACCTAA